Proteins encoded within one genomic window of Empedobacter falsenii:
- a CDS encoding alpha-2-macroglobulin family protein, which produces MKQLLFLLLILTNSMLMAQSPTIDQKWKEIDQQMQNGQFKSIQPKIDELKALSKKQNNQQSYLKALFYEAKIKVATSDETDDVNFVFDLFKKDLDEKPTVNNAIVYSYLAELYQLYYNENRWKINSRTNVENQATNDVRFWTEETFNKTINDYFSKSIQPKNELINAKSQDYKMILNLAEDKKNAQQQLDLTPTLYDVLAKKYINYLNQNNEKDKANQLLTDLVQLNTQKNNENAVLYNELVLIDSKHGSTSIQEIIKQKESLATKYPKAWYSSYVYATLATDYYGLQEDKLANVNKIFEIQQKVAKLYPNSEELENINNLVSKIKSQELSVQAEKYINENQNTPIQLTHKNLSQVFVKVFAYNEGFDGKQKIQALNVYNENRISEAQKFLNSLKVVDQYTIDVKSFEDYQNHSTIVKLNPLKSGRYIVLFSNNSEFKINTKDDIDYLDIMVSKYAINSLNEKVSVVNRETGKPESNVAVEFSNLSDYNKKEFKILTSNKDGIITFPATWRNFQYRVKDEHTIYSTYYYDYDRYDEDDDSSVKIFTDRAIYRPGQTVYFKGIYYSSKDKTRNVIPNSKLTIALFDVNDKELSKIDLTTNEFGSVNGSFVLPSSALTGNFSIRAINEDGYYSFKVEEYKRPKFKVEIEKNKGVYSLNDNVKVEGKAIAFSGANIDNAKVSYRVYRQEIFTFWPWYRSIPAGRGEREEITFGDTTTDAEGKFNFEFVAKPASEKKKDEVRTYNYFIEVNATDINGETQSESSSVKVGDTRMSLNVAVSEKIKADDLKAFKVEVKNLNDEKLDGKGHLEIYSLNAPKEVVRRQKFTTDYNFYSKEEFKKLFPNEPYGDEMNPKTWTTNQKVFESDFDTKVSDEIKFNQASNLEEGYYVIKGFVLDGTQKVEVDKLVYVSNEKKANVIKTLLAVSPNQSTYQPKDVAKIEFKSGSKNIFVYYEVEANQTIIEKGFLDLSKKSIVEIPIKEEYRGGIYVNYAMTKFNDVQTGSLNLAIPFTNKELKVTAEVLRDKLTPGAKEKWQLKIEGPNKDKVSAEVLASMYDASLDQFASNSLDFNVYNFTNSRRNNPFNLYQFYSTNPSRAIYYRTNYDFYARGYAGLDLNLFDFGFDQYRMNRMMRKSVAALAKKEYEEYLKMPAAEADLEGVDVALKGKVAGVVTNSDNFIRGASSLQGNENALYVVDGVVYDKMPELNSDDIQSINVLKGEEATALYGARGANGVVVITTKKGANAALDNVKARTNLNETAFFYPSLKTDAKGNVIIEFTTPESLTEWKFMAIAHTPDLKTGYLEQNVRTQKDLMVVPNMPRFLREGDQISVSSKINNLSDKVLNGSAKLMLFDAFTNQPIDAQFKLTNAVQNFSVAKGSSDQVTWTIDVPKNVQAVVYRVVASAGDFSDGEESALPILTNRMMMTETLPIYVKEGQKKSFQFENMINNKSTSLDNFKLTFEMTTNPIWYAIFSLPYLREYPYECAEQVFSRLYGNMISEKVINSNPKIKAVFDDWNKKGELKSKLQLNQDLKNIILEETPWVKNAESEEEQMKQIAVLFQLNQMQTEMKSAFQKLSDKQQSNGGFAWFDGGRPNEYITTHIVSGFGNMKKMDVNFKAFEIDVNPLIRKAIQFIDDENLKRFKEFKKDQKSFKDVTYSDGLHYLYARSFFLEDYPMTKELEEMKTAMLKNLNDTKLDLSLQQKVMAAIVMNRFQMQSAAKIVVNSIKEKAVESDEMGMYWKENQPGWFWYQAPVETQSLLIEAFDEVTKDEKSVEEMKVWLLKNRQTNQWNSTKATTKAVYALMNFGKSWIDADKGIEVKIGNQKFDLDKNSQAGSGYVKTSWNKEEIKPDMGKVEVSKTSPGVAWGAMYWQYFEDLDKIKSAETGIKFNKKLFVKSNSANGPILKEITTSTPIKVGDIVTVRLEISVDRNMQFVHIKDMRASGFEPVNVLSGYKWKGEFGYYESTRDAATNFFSDYMRKGTYVFEYDLKANNAGNFSNGITSMQNMYAPELSAQSEGIRVEIK; this is translated from the coding sequence ATGAAACAGCTACTGTTTTTATTATTAATTTTAACCAATTCGATGCTTATGGCTCAATCCCCAACGATTGATCAAAAGTGGAAAGAAATTGACCAACAAATGCAAAATGGTCAATTCAAGTCTATCCAACCAAAAATTGATGAACTAAAAGCTTTATCAAAAAAGCAAAATAATCAACAAAGTTATCTGAAAGCTTTATTTTATGAAGCAAAAATAAAAGTCGCAACTTCTGATGAAACAGATGATGTAAACTTCGTTTTTGATTTGTTTAAAAAGGATTTAGATGAAAAACCAACTGTCAATAATGCGATTGTTTATTCATATTTAGCCGAGTTATATCAATTGTATTACAACGAAAATCGTTGGAAAATCAATAGTCGTACAAATGTCGAAAATCAAGCAACAAATGATGTGAGATTTTGGACAGAAGAAACATTCAATAAAACGATTAACGATTATTTTTCTAAATCAATTCAACCAAAAAATGAATTAATCAATGCAAAATCTCAAGATTATAAAATGATTTTGAATCTTGCTGAGGATAAGAAAAATGCGCAACAACAATTGGATTTAACGCCAACTTTGTATGATGTTTTAGCGAAAAAATATATCAATTATCTGAATCAGAATAATGAAAAAGATAAAGCAAATCAATTGCTTACTGATTTAGTTCAATTGAATACACAAAAAAATAACGAAAATGCTGTTTTGTACAATGAATTGGTTTTAATTGATTCAAAACATGGTTCAACTTCGATTCAAGAAATTATTAAACAAAAAGAATCTTTAGCAACAAAATATCCAAAAGCGTGGTATTCATCTTATGTGTACGCAACTTTAGCAACAGATTATTATGGTTTGCAAGAAGATAAATTGGCTAACGTAAATAAGATTTTTGAGATACAACAAAAAGTTGCGAAGCTTTATCCAAATTCGGAGGAATTAGAGAATATAAATAATTTAGTTTCGAAGATCAAATCGCAAGAATTAAGTGTGCAAGCCGAGAAATATATCAACGAAAATCAGAATACTCCAATTCAATTAACGCATAAAAACTTATCGCAAGTTTTTGTAAAAGTTTTCGCTTATAATGAAGGTTTTGATGGAAAACAGAAAATACAAGCGTTAAACGTTTACAACGAAAATCGAATTTCAGAAGCGCAAAAATTTCTGAATAGTTTAAAAGTTGTTGATCAATATACAATTGATGTCAAATCGTTTGAAGATTATCAAAATCATTCAACAATAGTCAAATTAAATCCACTAAAATCTGGTCGTTATATTGTCCTTTTTTCGAATAATTCTGAATTCAAAATCAACACAAAAGACGATATCGATTATTTGGATATAATGGTTTCGAAATATGCGATAAACTCGCTGAATGAAAAGGTTTCGGTTGTGAATCGTGAAACTGGAAAACCAGAAAGTAATGTTGCGGTTGAGTTTTCTAATTTGTCAGATTATAATAAAAAGGAATTTAAAATTTTAACTTCGAATAAAGATGGAATAATCACTTTTCCTGCGACTTGGAGAAACTTTCAATATCGTGTAAAAGACGAACATACTATTTATTCAACGTATTACTACGATTACGATCGTTATGATGAAGATGATGATTCTTCTGTCAAGATTTTCACAGATCGTGCGATTTATCGTCCTGGACAAACGGTTTATTTCAAAGGAATTTATTATTCATCGAAAGATAAAACCCGAAACGTCATTCCAAATTCTAAATTGACGATTGCTTTGTTTGATGTCAATGACAAAGAACTTTCTAAAATTGATTTAACAACAAACGAGTTTGGATCTGTAAATGGAAGTTTTGTGTTGCCAAGTTCTGCTTTAACAGGGAATTTTTCGATTAGAGCTATTAACGAAGATGGTTATTATTCATTCAAAGTGGAAGAATATAAACGTCCAAAATTCAAAGTTGAAATAGAGAAAAATAAAGGTGTTTATAGTTTAAATGATAACGTAAAAGTAGAAGGAAAGGCGATTGCTTTTTCTGGTGCTAATATAGATAATGCAAAAGTTTCGTATCGTGTTTATCGTCAAGAAATTTTTACGTTTTGGCCTTGGTATCGTTCAATTCCAGCAGGTCGTGGAGAGCGAGAAGAAATTACGTTTGGTGATACAACGACTGATGCAGAAGGAAAATTTAATTTTGAGTTTGTCGCAAAACCAGCTTCGGAGAAAAAGAAAGATGAGGTAAGAACGTACAATTATTTTATCGAAGTAAATGCAACAGATATCAATGGAGAAACGCAGTCTGAGTCTTCTTCGGTAAAAGTTGGTGATACGAGAATGTCGTTGAATGTGGCTGTTTCAGAGAAAATAAAAGCGGACGATTTGAAAGCTTTCAAAGTTGAAGTGAAAAACTTGAATGATGAAAAATTAGATGGAAAAGGTCATCTTGAAATTTATTCGTTAAATGCACCAAAAGAAGTTGTTCGTCGTCAAAAATTCACAACAGATTATAACTTTTATTCGAAAGAAGAATTCAAAAAATTGTTTCCGAATGAGCCTTATGGCGATGAAATGAATCCAAAAACATGGACAACTAATCAAAAGGTTTTCGAAAGTGATTTTGATACAAAAGTTTCTGATGAAATAAAATTCAATCAAGCGTCAAATTTAGAAGAAGGTTATTATGTCATTAAAGGTTTTGTGTTAGATGGAACGCAAAAAGTTGAGGTGGATAAATTGGTTTATGTTTCGAATGAAAAGAAAGCAAATGTAATTAAAACACTTTTAGCAGTTTCGCCAAATCAATCAACTTATCAGCCAAAAGATGTTGCAAAAATTGAATTCAAATCGGGTTCTAAAAATATATTTGTGTATTATGAAGTAGAGGCGAATCAAACAATTATTGAGAAAGGTTTCTTGGATTTGAGCAAAAAATCAATCGTTGAAATTCCTATCAAAGAAGAATATCGTGGTGGAATTTATGTGAATTATGCGATGACGAAATTCAATGATGTGCAAACCGGAAGTCTTAATTTGGCAATTCCATTTACGAATAAAGAACTAAAAGTTACGGCTGAAGTTTTACGTGATAAATTGACGCCAGGCGCAAAAGAAAAATGGCAACTAAAAATTGAAGGGCCAAATAAAGATAAAGTTTCGGCTGAGGTTTTAGCAAGTATGTACGATGCTTCGTTGGATCAATTTGCGTCGAATTCGTTAGATTTTAATGTCTATAATTTTACGAATTCAAGAAGAAATAATCCATTTAATTTGTATCAATTTTATTCAACAAATCCTTCTCGAGCAATTTATTATCGTACAAATTATGATTTTTATGCAAGAGGATATGCAGGATTAGATCTTAATTTATTTGATTTTGGATTTGACCAATATCGTATGAATCGTATGATGAGAAAATCTGTTGCAGCATTAGCAAAGAAAGAATATGAAGAATATTTAAAAATGCCTGCTGCTGAGGCTGATTTAGAAGGAGTTGATGTAGCATTGAAAGGTAAAGTAGCTGGTGTAGTTACAAATTCTGATAATTTTATTCGTGGAGCCTCATCATTACAAGGAAATGAAAATGCACTTTATGTAGTAGATGGAGTTGTGTATGATAAAATGCCAGAACTTAATTCAGATGATATTCAATCAATTAATGTATTGAAAGGAGAAGAGGCGACTGCATTATATGGAGCAAGAGGAGCAAATGGAGTAGTGGTAATTACAACTAAAAAAGGAGCAAACGCAGCTTTAGATAACGTAAAAGCGCGCACAAATCTAAATGAAACAGCTTTCTTTTATCCAAGCTTAAAAACGGATGCAAAAGGAAATGTAATTATAGAATTTACAACGCCAGAAAGTTTAACGGAATGGAAATTCATGGCAATTGCGCATACACCAGACCTTAAAACAGGTTATTTAGAACAAAATGTTCGTACGCAAAAAGACTTGATGGTTGTGCCAAATATGCCACGTTTTTTACGCGAAGGTGATCAAATTTCGGTTTCGTCTAAGATTAATAATTTATCAGATAAGGTATTAAATGGTTCAGCGAAATTGATGTTGTTTGATGCGTTTACTAATCAACCAATTGATGCGCAATTTAAGTTGACAAATGCAGTTCAGAATTTCTCTGTTGCAAAAGGAAGTTCGGATCAAGTAACGTGGACAATTGATGTTCCGAAAAACGTACAAGCGGTTGTTTATCGTGTGGTGGCTTCGGCTGGAGATTTTTCTGATGGAGAGGAATCGGCTTTACCAATTTTGACAAATCGTATGATGATGACAGAAACATTGCCGATTTATGTAAAAGAAGGTCAAAAGAAATCGTTCCAATTTGAGAATATGATCAACAATAAATCGACTTCTTTGGATAATTTCAAATTAACGTTCGAGATGACAACGAATCCAATTTGGTATGCGATTTTCTCGTTGCCTTATTTGCGCGAATATCCTTACGAATGTGCTGAGCAAGTGTTCTCGCGTTTATATGGAAATATGATTTCGGAGAAAGTGATTAATTCGAATCCAAAAATTAAAGCTGTTTTTGATGATTGGAACAAAAAAGGTGAATTGAAATCGAAATTACAATTGAACCAAGACTTAAAAAACATCATTTTAGAAGAAACGCCTTGGGTAAAAAATGCGGAAAGCGAAGAAGAGCAAATGAAACAAATTGCGGTTTTATTCCAATTGAATCAAATGCAAACGGAAATGAAATCGGCTTTCCAAAAATTATCGGATAAACAACAATCAAATGGTGGCTTTGCTTGGTTTGACGGTGGTCGTCCAAACGAATATATCACAACGCATATTGTTTCTGGTTTCGGAAATATGAAGAAAATGGATGTGAATTTCAAAGCGTTTGAAATAGATGTGAATCCATTAATCAGAAAAGCAATTCAGTTTATTGATGATGAGAATTTGAAACGTTTCAAAGAGTTCAAAAAAGATCAAAAATCATTCAAAGATGTTACGTATTCAGACGGTTTACATTATTTATATGCGCGTTCTTTCTTCTTAGAAGATTATCCAATGACGAAAGAGTTAGAAGAAATGAAAACGGCGATGTTAAAGAATTTGAATGATACAAAACTTGATTTATCGTTGCAACAAAAAGTGATGGCTGCAATTGTGATGAATCGTTTCCAGATGCAATCTGCTGCTAAAATTGTTGTGAATTCAATCAAAGAAAAAGCAGTAGAATCGGATGAAATGGGAATGTATTGGAAAGAAAATCAACCTGGTTGGTTTTGGTATCAAGCGCCTGTAGAAACACAATCGTTGTTAATTGAAGCGTTTGATGAAGTGACAAAAGACGAAAAGTCAGTAGAAGAAATGAAAGTTTGGTTATTGAAAAATCGTCAAACAAATCAATGGAATTCGACAAAAGCAACGACAAAAGCGGTTTATGCTTTAATGAATTTTGGGAAATCTTGGATAGATGCTGATAAAGGAATCGAAGTGAAGATTGGAAATCAAAAATTTGATTTAGATAAAAATTCGCAAGCTGGTTCGGGTTATGTAAAAACTTCTTGGAACAAGGAAGAAATTAAACCAGATATGGGCAAAGTTGAGGTTTCAAAAACTTCTCCAGGTGTTGCTTGGGGTGCAATGTATTGGCAATATTTTGAAGATTTGGATAAAATAAAATCTGCTGAAACTGGAATCAAGTTCAACAAGAAATTATTTGTTAAATCGAATTCTGCAAATGGTCCAATTCTGAAAGAAATTACAACGTCAACGCCAATAAAAGTTGGTGATATTGTAACTGTTCGTTTAGAGATTTCGGTTGATCGTAACATGCAATTTGTACACATCAAAGATATGCGAGCAAGTGGTTTCGAGCCTGTGAATGTGCTTTCTGGTTACAAATGGAAAGGAGAATTTGGTTATTACGAAAGCACGCGCGATGCAGCAACCAATTTCTTTTCGGATTATATGAGAAAAGGAACTTACGTTTTCGAATATGATTTGAAAGCGAATAATGCAGGTAATTTCTCAAACGGAATTACATCGATGCAGAATATGTATGCACCAGAATTGAGTGCGCAAAGCGAAGGAATTCGTGTTGAGATTAAATAA
- a CDS encoding CCA tRNA nucleotidyltransferase, producing the protein MKILEAVSNPIFNNVAEVADEINQETYVVGGFVRDYLLNRGQKKDIDFVTVGNGILLAKELANKLGHTSQVSVFKRFGTAMFKYKDTDLEFVGARKESYSEDSRKPHVEDGTLEDDQKRRDFTINTLAISMNKENFGELIDPFNGVEDLNNKIIKTPLEPNVTYSDDPLRMMRAIRFAAQLDFEIEKKSFQAIIDNAERINIVSFERVMDEFQKIMMTDKPSVGLLLLEQSGLMQHILPELVALKGIEEVEGQKHKDNFYHTLEVVDNISVNTDNVWLRWAALLHDIGKAVTKRFDKNVGWTFHSHEFVGSKMVLKLFRRLKLPLGPQVKYVQKLVMMSSRPIAVVTDDATDSALRRLLFDAGEDFDDLITLCKADITTKNERKQKRFKQNFEVVEQKIKDVEERDKVRNFQPPITGEQIMKIFDIQPGKEIGILKNAIKEAILEGEVENNYNSALEFVINMGKDLNLEPKNI; encoded by the coding sequence ATGAAAATCTTAGAAGCCGTATCAAATCCAATTTTTAATAATGTAGCAGAAGTTGCTGATGAAATTAATCAAGAAACTTATGTAGTTGGTGGATTTGTACGCGATTATTTATTGAATCGTGGTCAGAAAAAAGACATCGATTTTGTAACAGTAGGAAATGGAATTTTATTGGCTAAAGAATTAGCTAATAAATTAGGACATACATCACAAGTTTCAGTTTTTAAACGTTTTGGAACAGCAATGTTCAAATATAAAGACACAGATTTGGAATTTGTAGGTGCACGAAAAGAGAGTTATTCAGAAGATAGTCGAAAACCACATGTAGAAGACGGAACGTTGGAAGATGACCAAAAACGTCGTGATTTTACAATCAATACATTGGCAATTTCGATGAATAAAGAGAATTTTGGTGAATTAATTGATCCTTTCAATGGAGTTGAAGATTTGAATAATAAAATCATCAAAACTCCTTTAGAGCCGAATGTTACCTATTCTGATGATCCTTTACGCATGATGCGTGCGATTCGTTTTGCAGCTCAATTGGATTTTGAAATAGAAAAAAAATCTTTTCAGGCAATAATTGATAATGCAGAACGTATTAATATCGTATCTTTTGAACGCGTAATGGATGAGTTTCAGAAAATTATGATGACTGACAAACCTTCGGTCGGATTATTGTTGTTGGAACAATCAGGATTAATGCAACATATTTTACCAGAATTGGTTGCGTTAAAAGGAATCGAAGAGGTTGAAGGTCAGAAACATAAAGATAATTTTTATCATACGTTAGAAGTCGTTGATAATATTTCTGTCAACACAGATAATGTTTGGTTACGTTGGGCAGCGTTGTTGCATGATATTGGAAAAGCTGTAACAAAACGTTTTGATAAAAATGTAGGTTGGACATTTCATTCGCATGAATTTGTTGGATCAAAAATGGTATTAAAATTGTTCAGACGATTAAAATTACCATTAGGACCGCAAGTAAAATATGTTCAGAAGTTAGTCATGATGAGTTCTCGACCAATTGCTGTTGTAACAGACGATGCTACAGATTCGGCATTACGTAGATTATTGTTTGATGCTGGAGAAGATTTCGACGATTTAATTACGCTTTGCAAAGCTGATATTACAACAAAAAATGAACGTAAACAAAAACGTTTCAAACAAAATTTTGAAGTTGTAGAACAAAAAATAAAAGATGTTGAAGAACGTGATAAAGTACGTAATTTTCAACCACCAATTACAGGTGAACAAATAATGAAAATATTTGATATTCAGCCAGGAAAAGAGATTGGAATCTTAAAAAATGCCATCAAAGAAGCAATTTTAGAAGGCGAAGTAGAAAATAATTATAATTCTGCATTAGAATTTGTAATTAATATGGGAAAAGATTTAAATTTGGAACCGAAAAATATTTAG
- a CDS encoding IS1096 element passenger TnpR family protein, translating to MIYKIRVFLDAKEDVFRDIEIKEKQTLFTLYKGIISAFSLQGEELASFYEVDEDGNQTKEIPLEDMSDDGTDETMADFYIKEAFANQGDRMAFVYDFMEMWTFVAELISVEDKPAVLNYPLTVYRFGSMPLKAPKKDMMVDLDDEEDIDFAEDAELNDLQIDEDLDVDDL from the coding sequence GTGATATATAAAATTCGTGTATTCCTTGATGCAAAAGAGGATGTTTTTAGAGACATAGAAATTAAAGAGAAGCAAACATTATTCACATTGTACAAAGGTATTATTAGTGCTTTTAGTTTACAAGGTGAGGAGTTGGCATCGTTCTATGAAGTAGATGAAGATGGAAACCAAACAAAAGAAATTCCTTTAGAGGATATGTCTGATGATGGAACTGATGAAACAATGGCTGATTTTTATATCAAAGAAGCTTTTGCTAATCAAGGAGATCGTATGGCTTTTGTATATGATTTTATGGAAATGTGGACATTTGTGGCTGAATTAATTTCTGTAGAAGATAAACCAGCTGTTCTTAATTATCCATTAACGGTTTACCGTTTCGGTTCAATGCCTCTTAAAGCGCCTAAAAAAGACATGATGGTTGATTTAGACGATGAAGAAGATATTGATTTTGCAGAAGATGCTGAATTAAATGATTTACAAATCGACGAAGATTTAGACGTAGACGATTTATAA